Sequence from the Nitrosopumilus maritimus SCM1 genome:
CTTATTGTGGAAGTGTAGGAACTCTTTCTGGATTGGCATATTATGCACTCAAAACTGCAGGCTTGCCAAACGCAAAACTATACGTTCGTTCTTTCAAAGAATGGAAAAATCTTCAAAAACCTACTGCAAAACAAGAAGATGCAAACTATTGGGACCTATCTGCTGAATAGTTAAGAAATTTCGTTTCTAAGTTTTTTGGTAATTGTAACTTCAATGTTATCAAATACTACTAACATCTTTTCTTTATTCTCTTCAAAGTAATCGTTTCCTCTATCTTTTAGTCTAATTTTCCATAATCTGATTTCTCTATGTTCATCAAAGAAATTTTCAATCATGTGTTCGCCTGATTTTTTTGGATCAATAAATTCTTCAAATATCTCTATTGCCTTTTCTGCATTTTCTTCTTCAATTGCCTCTTTTGCAATTTGAATTGCTTGACTCAATTCTTTTAGATTCTTTACTGGCTTTGGTAACTTCTTTCTTGTAATTCCAAACAATCCTTTCTTCTCTTTGCCCATTTTCTCTGCAACATTTGGTGCAAGATCATAGACTGGAATTCTACTTAGACCGTCTCTCTTTTCGTTTTTAACAATCAATCCTTTCTCTAATAATTTTCTTAATGCATCTTCTGCATCTTTCTTATCTAGAAATGTTGTCCATACTATTGAACCAATTGTGTGATACCCTTGTCTAACTGATTCTAAAACAACTACTTCTTGAATTCTTTTGAATCCTTCTTCAACTCTGACATTAACAAAATCTTTATCTCTAATTGATTTTCTTGCATTCTTTACATCAATTTCAATTGAACGTTTCAATGATTCCAATGATTCTGGAACTTGATTTAGTAATGATAAGAAACATGCCTTGTTGTACCAAGCCATTCCGTATGTTGGATCAGTTTCAATTGCTTTTTCAACTGAGTCAAGAGCTTTAGAATAATTTTTTTGCTCATAATGTACTAATCCCTTTAGATTCCAAGCCTCTGGATTTGTAACATCAATGTCTAAAATTTTATCATATACTCTTAGTGCTTCGTGATGATCATCAAGATGGAACCTTGCATAACCTAATTTCAGTAATGTTTCAACGTTATCTGGATCTATTCTTAGTGCTTGCTCAAAAACTGTAATGGCCTCTTCGAGTTTTTCATCTGCCATGAGATTAACTCCTTTCTTAAAGAGTCTCTTTCGATTGTAATCAACATCTACTAATGATGTCTCTTTGGACACTTTCTCTACTTTAGGTTCTTCTTCTTTTTCCTCTGATTTTTTTCCGAAAGGTTTCTTCACTAGCACAAAATGCTGTTTTATCTAGATAAATACTATCCTTCGTGAGCCTAAAAAATAATTCAATTCCTACTCTAATCATGCGATCTAAATACAGAAATACTTGAAGTATAAACAATCGTTGTGTCGTCTCAATCTAGATTAGAAATCCAAGGTCAGGCACCATTCAAGCAATCTGGCGTCTATGAGGCTCAAATTGCAATCGTTGGCAGCCGACCTTCTGATGCACAAATTAAATCTAAACAATTCACATCTCTTTGGCGTGGAAATTTCCATCTACGAGTTAAAGATGGAGTATTTTCTGAAACAATTGGTTCTCCTGAAAACCCAATTCCATCATCTGTCTTAGAATTAGAAACAATTTGGATAGTTGTAACTGATCTGTTTTCATCACTACATTCTGTATTTGATGTCCCATTATCAAAACCAAAATCTTCCCCAAAACCTCCTGAATCAAAACCTTCTGAAACTAAATCAAATCTTGAAACTCCAAAACAAACACGTTCAACAAAATCAACTCAAAGCACTCCTGGCGTACGAGGTAGCCCTGGTGAAAAAGGCGCACCTGGATTACAAGGTCCA
This genomic interval carries:
- a CDS encoding tetratricopeptide repeat protein, whose product is MKKPFGKKSEEKEEEPKVEKVSKETSLVDVDYNRKRLFKKGVNLMADEKLEEAITVFEQALRIDPDNVETLLKLGYARFHLDDHHEALRVYDKILDIDVTNPEAWNLKGLVHYEQKNYSKALDSVEKAIETDPTYGMAWYNKACFLSLLNQVPESLESLKRSIEIDVKNARKSIRDKDFVNVRVEEGFKRIQEVVVLESVRQGYHTIGSIVWTTFLDKKDAEDALRKLLEKGLIVKNEKRDGLSRIPVYDLAPNVAEKMGKEKKGLFGITRKKLPKPVKNLKELSQAIQIAKEAIEEENAEKAIEIFEEFIDPKKSGEHMIENFFDEHREIRLWKIRLKDRGNDYFEENKEKMLVVFDNIEVTITKKLRNEIS